Proteins from a genomic interval of Rhipicephalus microplus isolate Deutch F79 chromosome 6, USDA_Rmic, whole genome shotgun sequence:
- the LOC119168431 gene encoding uncharacterized protein LOC119168431, producing MSNICDINSDPRFLAAMDSSRLPFTLESVWAQRSSGLLAAAEHEIRLAERLQRQQQQEQASATMAPSHHGNEWRLSKHDTSHAGCWMRYTSFVLGVAAVASSTLFTAPVVFMARINSCHHGCLSLEHDLKASLNHNIHPCDDFYSHVCSGLDSKQGHPSLNKYSIAFSRSVLKTMLLGKIPTLSKNVRAKAARFMLRCLSKVQYRGISSLKAFLQELGLPWPHQSPATRPQLLDVIVRASLHFGIPLFWAFYIGRHPLRPLQNTIYMTLDPNFMEWARVVRALVARGRESEYLRRGAEIIGGEGQSYSFMIQHVIQVHGGLYDLTTRLCGSRVTPQFYNLTDSDLRRALNGYLPDDSQFWPEDEIVNLQPDFFLNLDSTYLSLSSNQESFKLFLGAYAVWLLSPIASGYLRSSLLADLGQENDEASYHSVKCFGTLEAIMPLVRFHLHLEANKNVERMRLVAQLSVDAFGTCLGSYGKSLRNHAYAVLAQLALNAFNMTTTWRQLNRVYAYLPSDRNVSSFFELYRRAALATASFFALSLRRPNHSIFHVPGISQVLQYRLLVSRELSIQYFLTVAPLYGTWEPTTVIAALFGTLVSVQLACYMRFVILYNHRFQPYQRGELGQDARRLVDDLGRLVLIVRNVLPNASDHEIREVYDWSFAAHVASYMLRRPKWLQTSAGGWQDTSFEKDRLFFYLVCYAQCGTENRERLRKMAACNVGLPAAPLFRKAFKCQAGHHLVKNFTWPEPGQPTVAESL from the exons ATGTCGAATATTTGCGACATAAACTCGGATCCGCGCTTCCTAGCCGCCATGGACTCCAGTCGCTTGCCGTTCACTTTGGAGTCCGTGTGGGCTCAACGCAGCAGCGGACTGCTGGCGGCCGCAGAACACGAGATACGTCTGGCCGAACGACtccagcggcagcagcagcaggagcagGCCAGTGCTACCATGGCGCCCAGTCACCACGGCAACGAGTGGCGACTTTCCAAGCACGACACGTCCCACGCGGGCTGCTGGATGCGCTACACGTCGTTCGTGCTGGGCGTAGCCGCGGTAGCTTCGTCGACGCTGTTCACCGCACCCGTCGTCTTCATGGCACGCATCAATTCCTGCCATCACGGCTGCTTGTCCCTCGAACATGACCTTAAGGCATCTCTGAACCACAACATTCATCCGTGTGACGACTTTTACAG CCACGTCTGCAGTGGCTTGGACAGCAAACAGGGTCATCCTTCGCTGAACAAGTACAGCATAGCCTTCAGCCGAAGCGTCCTCAAGACCATGCTCCTGGGGAAGATTCCCACGCTGTCCAAGAACGTGAGAGCGAAAGCAGCCCGCTTCATGCTCCGCTGTCTCAGCAAG GTTCAATATCGTGGCATCTCGAGCCTCAAGGCATTCCTCCAAGAGCTGGGACTCCCGTGGCCGCACCAATCCCCCGCAACACGACCGCAGCTTCTCGACGTCATCGTGCGGGCGTCGTTGCACTTCGGCATTCCCCTCTTCTGGGCCTTCTACATCGGGCGCCACCCGCTGCGACCGCTGCAGAACACCATATACATGACGCTCGATCCCAATTTCATGGAATGGGCTCGGGTAGTGCGCGCGCTCGTCGCCCGGGGCAGGGAGAGCGAGTACCTGAGACGCGGAGCCGAGATCATCGGGGGAGAGGGCCAATCGTACTCCTTCATGATACAACACGTGATTCAAGTGCACGGCGGCCTCTACGACCTCACCACGCGTCTCTGTGGTTCGCGCGTCACGCCGCAGTTCTACAACCTGACCGACTCCGACCTCCGGAGGGCACTCAACGGATACCTCCCGGACGACTCGCAGTTTTGGCCCGAGGACGAAATAGTCAACCTTCAGCCCGACTTCTTCTTGAACCTAGACTCCACGTACCTAAGCCTAAGCTCGAACCAGGAAAGTTTCAAGCTGTTCCTGGGTGCGTACGCCGTCTGGCTGCTGTCACCGATCGCTTCCGGCTACCTGAGGTCAAGTCTCCTGGCCGACTTGGGGCAAGAGAACGATGAAGCCAGCTACCATTCCGTCAAGTGCTTCGGTACTCTCGAGGCGATTATGCCGCTCGTCAGGTTCCACCTCCACCTGGAGGCCAACAAAAACGTCGAGCGCATGAGACTCGTTGCCCAGCTATCCGTCGACGCCTTCGGCACGTGTCTCGGAAGCTACGGAAAGTCTTTGCGGAATCACGCGTACGCGGTATTAGCGCAACTTGCTCTCAACGCGTTCAACATGACGACCACCTGGCGACAGCTGAACAGAGTGTACGCCTACCTTCCTAGCGACCGCAACGTGTCCTCCTTTTTCGAGCTGTACCGCAGAGCCGCCCTGGCCACCGCGTCGTTCTTCGCGCTTTCCCTGCGCCGACCAAACCACAGCATCTTCCACGTACCGGGGATCAGCCAAGTCCTGCAGTATCGTCTCTTGGTGAGCCGCGAACTGTCGATCCAATACTTTCTCACGGTCGCGCCGCTCTACGGCACCTGGGAACCGACGACAGTTATTGCGGCGCTTTTCGGAACGCTGGTGTCTGTGCAGCTCGCCTGCTACATGCGGTTTGTCATACTCTACAACCACCGTTTTCAG ccCTACCAAAGGGGGGAGCTCGGGCAAGACGCGAGAAGGTTGGTGGATGACCTGGGTCGTCTCGTGCTGATCGTTCGAAACGTTTTGCCGAACGCCAGCGACCATGAAATTCGCGAGGTGTACGACTGGAGCTTCGCTGCACACGTTGCCAGCTACATGCTCCGAAGGCCCAAATGGCTGCAAACATCGGCGGGTGGATGGCAGGACACTTCCTTTGAAAAGGACCGCCTTTTTTTCTACCTCGTGTGCTACGCACAGTGCGGCACCGAGAACCGTGAACGTCTGCGAAAA